Proteins from a genomic interval of Fodinicurvata sediminis DSM 21159:
- a CDS encoding aminotransferase class IV — protein sequence MNMSGVAYIQGKYTPIEEAGIPIEDWGFLHSDATYDVVHLWKGRFFRLEDHLKRFEDSVAGLRLSCPHDRDGIREILKECVQRSGLQDAYVEMICTRGLPAPGSRDLRTCRNQFYAFAVPFIWLADEEQRTRGLRLAISGTERISPKAVNPVIKNYHWLDFVRGLFEAYDQGAETTVLVDGSGNVIEGPGFNIFAIQGKRLTTPASGMLEGITRRTVLELAASRGLDIVEAPLPAAGLRDADEAFISSTAGGIMPIGTIDGRSLGQDTPGPITQDLMDAYWALHDDPDFTTPAYE from the coding sequence ATGAACATGAGCGGTGTTGCCTATATCCAGGGGAAGTATACACCCATTGAAGAAGCTGGAATCCCTATCGAGGACTGGGGTTTCCTGCATTCCGACGCTACCTATGACGTCGTCCATCTCTGGAAAGGCCGTTTCTTTCGGTTGGAAGACCATCTCAAGCGTTTCGAGGACAGTGTGGCCGGCCTGCGGCTGTCCTGTCCCCACGACAGAGACGGAATTCGTGAGATCCTGAAGGAATGCGTGCAGCGCAGTGGCCTACAGGACGCTTACGTGGAAATGATCTGTACGCGCGGTCTGCCGGCACCTGGCTCGCGTGACCTCAGAACCTGTCGCAATCAGTTCTATGCCTTTGCGGTGCCCTTTATCTGGCTGGCCGATGAGGAACAGCGCACGCGCGGCCTGCGCCTAGCCATCAGTGGCACCGAGCGGATCAGCCCGAAGGCCGTCAATCCGGTCATCAAGAACTATCATTGGCTCGATTTTGTACGCGGCCTTTTCGAGGCTTATGACCAGGGCGCGGAAACAACCGTTCTGGTTGATGGATCAGGCAATGTCATTGAAGGTCCCGGGTTCAACATCTTTGCAATACAGGGCAAACGCCTGACAACTCCGGCCAGTGGCATGCTGGAGGGGATAACCCGACGCACGGTCCTTGAGCTTGCTGCAAGTCGCGGCCTGGACATCGTCGAAGCCCCCTTGCCCGCCGCAGGCCTGCGCGATGCGGATGAGGCCTTCATCAGCAGCACGGCCGGCGGGATCATGCCGATTGGAACAATCGATGGCCGGTCCTTGGGACAGGATACTCCGGGACCGATCACACAGGACCTCATGGACGCCTATTGGGCCCTGCACGATGATCCGGACTTCACCACGCCTGCCTACGAATAG